Proteins from one Deinococcus actinosclerus genomic window:
- a CDS encoding pentapeptide repeat-containing protein: protein MPSPSTDLGPSAAALAVEQERTEQEQERTQRQREKERTGRLKAVLDVVPILATLVTVLIALFSALQSQAQYRDTQAANRFQSAVEMLAGSDLTTRVGGIALLGQVAQSSPERREVATRLLAAYMRVNSPVTQAGRAQTVSEEPAAEETRAVFAALAYRGDVENIDMGRISARNLMLSHADFRGLVFSRSDLSGGLFEGSDFTRGVFRGATLKAVTFRNAKLTGADFTGADVTGSTFQQADLSGADFSSVTGLTSAMLVGATRDQKTTLPGGVTVPAAQTSAPPPAQP, encoded by the coding sequence ATGCCCTCACCGTCAACGGATCTGGGGCCGAGCGCCGCGGCGCTGGCCGTTGAACAGGAGCGCACCGAGCAGGAGCAGGAACGCACCCAGCGGCAGCGTGAGAAGGAGCGGACCGGCCGACTGAAGGCCGTACTGGACGTCGTGCCGATCCTGGCGACCCTGGTCACGGTACTGATCGCGCTGTTCAGCGCCCTGCAGTCCCAGGCGCAGTACCGGGACACGCAGGCCGCCAACCGCTTCCAGAGCGCTGTGGAAATGCTGGCCGGCAGCGACCTCACCACCCGCGTGGGCGGGATCGCGCTGCTGGGTCAGGTGGCGCAGAGCAGCCCGGAGCGGCGCGAGGTGGCGACCCGACTGCTGGCCGCGTACATGCGCGTGAACAGCCCGGTCACTCAGGCGGGCCGCGCGCAGACTGTGAGTGAGGAGCCGGCGGCCGAGGAGACCCGCGCCGTCTTTGCCGCCCTGGCGTACCGTGGGGACGTGGAGAACATCGACATGGGCCGGATCAGCGCCCGGAACCTGATGCTGAGCCATGCGGATTTCCGCGGGCTGGTGTTCTCGCGCAGCGACCTGAGCGGCGGCCTGTTCGAAGGTTCGGATTTCACGCGCGGGGTGTTCCGGGGCGCCACCCTGAAAGCGGTGACGTTCCGGAACGCGAAGCTGACCGGCGCGGATTTCACGGGTGCGGACGTGACAGGCTCCACCTTCCAGCAGGCGGATCTCAGCGGCGCGGATTTCAGCTCGGTGACCGGACTCACCTCCGCGATGCTGGTGGGGGCGACCCGCGACCAGAAGACCACGCTGCCCGGCGGCGTGACCGTCCCGGCCGCGCAGACCTCCGCGCCCCCACCCGCGCAGCCGTGA
- the rny gene encoding ribonuclease Y — translation MTITWIIVALLLGLVGGFLAGQSRGARQRAEIDDRLQQEAQRDADRIRAQADADARTTRAEADQDRQDATRRIKEASDREAQLNVQLAQFDTQLTQLQGQRDQISALRAGLEQERAQAKQDAAREREALSSDRQETRREREELKREIERLNRRAEQLDARGEKLDSLEERLEDRARHLSTQEQEIAARLHQADLKLFEIAGLSPEAARADILSRLDAELEEEKAIRVKAMQERATADAKRSARHVIAQAIQRSASETSAALSVSVVPIPNDAMKGRLIGREGRNIRAFEALTGVDLIIDDTPEAVILSSFNPVRREVAKHVLDALVADGRIHPTRIEEMVHKAQDEMKAFMHAQGEEAAIEAGVVGIKPGLVQLLGRMYFRTSYGQNVLKHSIQVAHLTGIMAGELGLDAGMARRAGLMHDVGKSIDREIDGTHVEIGINLAKRFGEPAEVIDAIAHHHDPENGETLYSVLVAAADAISAARPGARREELESYVRRLEQLEQIAVSFPGVQQAYAIQAGREVRVIVQPEKVTDAQATLLAREIAGRVEQDMEYPGQVQVTVVRESRAVEVAR, via the coding sequence GTGACGATCACATGGATCATCGTGGCGCTGCTGCTCGGACTGGTCGGGGGATTCCTGGCGGGGCAGAGTCGTGGGGCGCGGCAGCGCGCCGAGATCGACGACCGCCTGCAACAGGAAGCCCAGCGCGACGCGGACCGCATCCGCGCGCAGGCCGACGCCGACGCCCGCACCACGCGGGCCGAGGCCGATCAGGACAGGCAGGACGCCACCCGCAGAATCAAGGAAGCCAGTGACCGCGAAGCTCAGCTGAACGTGCAACTCGCGCAGTTCGACACGCAGCTCACGCAGTTGCAGGGCCAGCGTGACCAGATCAGCGCCCTGCGCGCCGGGCTGGAACAGGAACGCGCGCAGGCCAAGCAGGACGCCGCCCGGGAACGCGAGGCGCTGAGCAGTGACCGCCAGGAAACCCGCCGGGAACGTGAGGAACTCAAGCGCGAGATCGAGCGGCTCAACCGCCGCGCCGAGCAGCTCGACGCGCGCGGCGAGAAACTCGACTCGCTGGAAGAGCGCCTTGAGGACCGCGCCCGGCATCTGAGCACGCAGGAGCAGGAGATCGCCGCGCGACTCCATCAGGCGGACCTCAAGTTGTTCGAGATTGCGGGCCTGTCCCCCGAGGCGGCCCGCGCGGACATCCTCAGCCGCCTGGACGCCGAACTGGAAGAGGAGAAGGCCATCCGCGTGAAGGCCATGCAGGAACGCGCCACCGCCGACGCGAAACGTTCGGCGCGGCACGTGATCGCGCAGGCCATCCAGCGCAGCGCCTCCGAGACGAGCGCCGCGCTGAGCGTATCGGTCGTGCCCATCCCGAACGACGCCATGAAGGGCCGCCTGATCGGCCGCGAGGGCCGCAACATCCGCGCCTTCGAGGCCCTGACCGGCGTGGACCTGATCATCGACGACACGCCCGAAGCGGTGATCCTCTCCAGCTTCAACCCCGTGCGGCGCGAGGTCGCCAAGCACGTCTTGGACGCCCTGGTCGCCGACGGCCGCATCCACCCGACCCGCATCGAGGAGATGGTGCACAAGGCGCAGGACGAGATGAAGGCCTTCATGCACGCCCAGGGTGAGGAAGCCGCCATCGAGGCAGGCGTGGTGGGCATCAAGCCGGGGCTCGTGCAGCTGCTGGGCCGCATGTACTTCCGCACCAGCTACGGGCAGAACGTCCTGAAGCACTCCATTCAGGTGGCGCACCTGACCGGCATCATGGCCGGGGAGCTGGGGCTGGACGCCGGGATGGCCCGCCGCGCGGGGCTGATGCATGACGTCGGCAAGAGTATCGACCGCGAGATCGACGGAACGCACGTCGAGATCGGCATCAACCTCGCCAAGCGCTTCGGGGAGCCCGCAGAGGTCATCGACGCGATCGCGCACCACCACGATCCGGAGAACGGCGAGACGCTGTACTCCGTGCTCGTCGCCGCTGCCGACGCGATCAGTGCCGCGCGGCCCGGTGCCCGGCGCGAGGAACTGGAATCGTACGTGCGCCGCCTGGAGCAGCTGGAGCAGATCGCCGTGTCGTTCCCCGGCGTGCAGCAGGCCTACGCCATCCAGGCCGGGCGTGAGGTGCGCGTGATCGTGCAGCCGGAGAAGGTCACGGATGCGCAGGCGACCCTGCTGGCCCGCGAGATTGCCGGGCGGGTCGAGCAGGACATGGAGTACCCCGGGCAGGTGCAGGTGACCGTGGTGCGTGAGAGCCGCGCCGTGGAAGTCGCCCGCTGA
- a CDS encoding YqhA family protein, with the protein MPKRPAPPLSRTRRVTLAGAFGFTRLIVELGVLSSFAFSLALFVAAIAQAYVTIRAALGDLGEAHTTKSLIVAAVEQADTLLVGVALLIISFGLQALFVGRVQNVPRWLHIDSFDDLKQKLIGIVIVALSVNFFSVALEWKGGSDILVYGAAIAAVILAVGAYSVILSRLGHRPDAPEDQHAEP; encoded by the coding sequence ATGCCCAAACGTCCCGCCCCGCCCCTGAGCCGCACGCGGCGCGTCACGCTGGCGGGCGCGTTCGGGTTCACGCGCCTGATCGTGGAGCTGGGCGTGCTGAGTTCCTTCGCGTTCAGCCTCGCGCTGTTCGTCGCGGCCATCGCGCAGGCGTACGTGACGATCCGCGCGGCGCTGGGTGACCTGGGCGAGGCGCACACCACCAAGAGCCTGATCGTCGCGGCGGTCGAGCAGGCCGACACGCTGCTGGTGGGCGTGGCGCTGCTGATCATCTCGTTCGGCTTGCAGGCGCTGTTCGTGGGCCGCGTGCAGAACGTGCCCCGCTGGCTGCACATCGACTCCTTCGACGACCTGAAACAGAAACTGATCGGGATCGTGATCGTGGCGCTCAGCGTGAACTTCTTCAGCGTCGCGCTGGAATGGAAGGGCGGGTCCGACATCCTGGTGTACGGCGCGGCCATCGCCGCCGTGATTCTCGCGGTGGGCGCGTACTCCGTGATTCTCTCGCGCCTCGGGCACCGCCCGGACGCTCCTGAAGACCAGCATGCCGAACCTTGA
- the dnaN gene encoding DNA polymerase III subunit beta, translating to MNVHVTKKILSEGLGLLERVIPSRSSNPLLTALKVEASEAGLTLSGTNLEIDLSCFVPAEVKDPRNFVVPAHLFAQIVRNLGGELVELELSGSELSVRAGGSDFKLQTGDIDAYPPLSFPAQADVSLDATELARALSSVRYAASNEAFQAVFRGIKLEHRPEGARVVASDGYRVAIRDFPASGDGRNLIIPARSVDELIRVLKDGEARFTYGDGQLSVTTDRVHMNLKLLDGDFPDYERVIPKEIRLQVTLPATALKEAVNRVAVLADKNANNRVEFLVSEGKLRLAAEGDYGRAQDTLDVVQGGSEPAMSLAFNARHVLDALGPIDGDAELLFSGSTSPAIFRAAGGGGYMAVMVTLRV from the coding sequence ATGAACGTACACGTCACCAAGAAAATCCTCAGCGAAGGCCTGGGCCTTCTGGAACGCGTCATCCCCAGCCGCAGCAGCAACCCGCTGCTCACCGCCCTGAAGGTCGAGGCCAGCGAGGCCGGCCTGACTCTGTCCGGCACCAACCTCGAGATCGACCTGTCGTGCTTCGTCCCGGCCGAGGTCAAGGATCCCCGCAACTTCGTGGTGCCCGCCCACCTGTTCGCGCAGATCGTGCGCAACCTGGGCGGCGAACTGGTCGAACTGGAACTCAGTGGCTCGGAACTCTCGGTGCGGGCCGGCGGATCGGACTTCAAACTCCAGACCGGCGACATCGACGCCTACCCTCCGCTGAGCTTCCCCGCGCAGGCCGACGTGAGCCTCGACGCGACCGAACTGGCCCGCGCGCTCTCCAGCGTCCGCTACGCCGCCAGTAACGAGGCCTTCCAGGCGGTGTTCCGCGGCATCAAGCTCGAGCACCGGCCTGAGGGCGCACGCGTGGTGGCCTCCGACGGCTACCGCGTGGCGATCCGGGATTTCCCGGCCAGCGGGGACGGGCGCAACCTGATCATCCCGGCGCGCAGCGTGGACGAACTGATCCGCGTGCTCAAGGACGGCGAGGCCCGCTTCACGTATGGCGACGGGCAACTGAGTGTCACGACCGACCGCGTGCACATGAACCTGAAGTTGCTGGACGGGGACTTCCCCGACTACGAGCGCGTGATCCCCAAGGAGATCCGCCTGCAGGTCACGCTGCCTGCGACGGCCCTGAAGGAGGCCGTGAACCGCGTGGCGGTGCTGGCCGACAAGAACGCGAACAACCGCGTGGAATTCCTGGTCTCGGAGGGCAAGCTGCGGCTGGCGGCCGAGGGTGACTACGGCCGCGCGCAGGACACGCTGGATGTGGTGCAGGGCGGCAGCGAGCCCGCCATGAGCCTCGCCTTCAACGCCCGGCACGTGCTGGACGCCCTGGGCCCGATCGACGGCGACGCGGAACTGCTGTTCTCGGGCTCGACCAGTCCGGCGATCTTCCGCGCGGCGGGTGGCGGCGGGTACATGGCCGTGATGGTGACCCTGCGCGTCTGA
- a CDS encoding MOSC domain-containing protein, with protein sequence MKTIQELRDTFPRPGAVEWLGLRPARRAPVQAVTVVEAHPLVGLIGDHGKLAPPRLTALTGEAGEAGRPANAPAVPGGPGRRQVTLIQAEHLPVIAALAGLDEVSPAQLRRNIAVRGIPLLALKDRRFQIGEVILEGTGECHPCSRMEETLGEGGYNAVRGHGGLTARVIRGGVIRLGDEVRPLPGAVT encoded by the coding sequence GTGAAGACCATTCAGGAGTTGCGTGACACCTTTCCCCGGCCCGGCGCAGTCGAGTGGCTGGGGCTGCGCCCCGCGCGCCGCGCCCCCGTGCAGGCGGTCACGGTGGTCGAGGCGCACCCGCTGGTGGGACTCATCGGCGATCACGGGAAACTCGCGCCGCCGCGCCTGACGGCCCTGACCGGGGAGGCCGGGGAGGCCGGGCGCCCCGCGAACGCCCCGGCCGTTCCCGGTGGGCCCGGGCGGCGGCAGGTGACGCTCATCCAGGCCGAGCACCTGCCTGTGATCGCCGCGCTGGCCGGGCTGGATGAGGTGAGCCCGGCGCAGCTGCGCCGCAACATCGCCGTGCGCGGCATTCCGCTGCTGGCGCTGAAGGACCGGCGGTTCCAGATCGGCGAGGTGATCCTGGAGGGGACCGGCGAGTGCCACCCCTGCTCACGCATGGAGGAGACCCTGGGTGAGGGCGGGTACAACGCGGTGCGCGGGCACGGGGGCCTGACCGCCCGCGTGATCCGGGGCGGCGTGATCCGCCTGGGGGACGAGGTGCGCCCCCTCCCGGGCGCCGTGACCTGA
- the tyrS gene encoding tyrosine--tRNA ligase — protein sequence MQEPAPIRWNLPVDDQIELLRRGVVDLVSEDDLRRKLDKGQPLRVKLGADPTRPDLHLGHAVILRKMRQFQDLGHKVIMLIGDFTAMIGDPSGKSKTRPPLTLEQTRENAKSYLEQCRLILRQEPEVLEVRFNGEWLEPMGYADVIRLASRYTVARIMERDDFKKRFEGGVPIAVHELLYPLTQGYDSVALEADVELGGTDQLFNNLVGRALQRDYGQESQVVMTLPLLVGLDGTEKMSKSLDNYIGLTDEPHEMFAKLMKVPDPLLDNYLTLLTDLPRPRIEELLAGHPVAAHRELAREVVAWFHPDADLDAAEARFRSVAKGGIPENLPAVTVAAAELANSADPERISLVKLVVLAGLEPSNGAARKLMQNRGLKLNGEVVTDAQASLTREQLSAEGGVVIQKGKDKFARLVLGS from the coding sequence ATGCAAGAACCCGCCCCCATCCGATGGAACCTGCCCGTGGACGACCAGATCGAGCTGCTCCGGCGCGGCGTCGTGGACCTGGTCTCCGAGGACGACCTGCGCCGCAAACTGGACAAGGGCCAGCCGCTGCGCGTGAAGCTGGGCGCTGACCCGACCCGCCCGGACCTGCACCTGGGGCACGCCGTGATCCTGCGCAAGATGCGCCAGTTCCAGGACCTGGGCCACAAGGTGATCATGCTGATCGGGGACTTCACCGCGATGATCGGCGACCCCAGTGGCAAGAGCAAGACCCGCCCACCGCTGACGCTGGAGCAGACCCGCGAGAACGCCAAGAGTTACCTGGAGCAGTGCCGCCTGATCCTGCGCCAGGAGCCCGAGGTGCTGGAGGTGCGCTTCAACGGCGAGTGGCTGGAACCCATGGGGTACGCCGACGTGATCCGGCTCGCCAGCCGCTACACGGTCGCGCGCATCATGGAACGCGACGACTTCAAGAAGCGCTTCGAGGGCGGCGTGCCCATCGCCGTGCACGAACTGCTCTACCCGCTGACGCAGGGCTACGACTCCGTGGCGCTGGAGGCCGACGTGGAGCTGGGCGGCACCGATCAGCTGTTCAACAATCTCGTGGGGCGCGCGCTGCAACGCGATTACGGGCAGGAGTCGCAGGTCGTGATGACCCTGCCGCTGCTGGTCGGCCTGGACGGCACCGAGAAGATGTCCAAGAGCCTGGACAACTACATCGGCCTGACCGACGAGCCGCACGAGATGTTCGCCAAGCTCATGAAGGTGCCCGATCCGCTGCTGGACAACTACCTCACGCTGCTGACCGACCTGCCCCGCCCCCGCATCGAGGAGCTGCTGGCCGGGCACCCGGTCGCCGCGCACCGAGAGCTGGCGCGCGAGGTGGTGGCGTGGTTCCACCCGGACGCGGATCTGGACGCCGCCGAGGCCCGTTTCCGCAGCGTGGCGAAGGGGGGCATCCCGGAGAACCTCCCGGCCGTGACGGTGGCAGCGGCGGAACTGGCGAACAGCGCCGATCCCGAACGGATCAGTCTGGTGAAACTGGTGGTGCTGGCGGGTCTGGAACCCAGCAACGGCGCGGCCCGCAAGCTGATGCAGAACCGCGGCCTGAAACTGAACGGTGAGGTCGTGACGGACGCGCAGGCCAGCCTGACCCGCGAGCAGCTCTCGGCAGAGGGTGGCGTGGTCATCCAGAAGGGCAAGGACAAGTTCGCGCGGCTGGTCCTGGGCTCCTGA
- the pyk gene encoding pyruvate kinase, translated as MKQIDRATKIVATVGPASRTPDVLGRMIDAGLNVVRMNFSHGDPEDHRQTVQMVRELAAQKGVTIGILQDLQGPKIRVARFKDGSVTLAPGDKFTITMDDVEGDETRVGTTYKDLVRDVHPGMALLLDDGNMALRVEGVRGNDVLTTVVIGGVLKNNKGINVPEADLSVPALSEKDVQDMEFGAELGVDWVALSFVRSRDDLLLARHYMSRFGSRAKLMAKIEKPQAVDRFEDILKEVDGIMVARGDLGVEMRPEQVPTIQKRIIRMCREAGKPVITATQMLESMISLPRPTRAEASDVANAIYDGTDAVMLSAESAAGMYPVESVAMMARIAREAEGSEHYKMLQRSLVIDTELAQDAIASAACSIGEKLDSPAIVTFTSTGGAAARIAKNRPPLAILALTPNEQTRNQLALSWGVVPVLSEDPRNTDDMVRIANDELRRSKLADVGDRYVITAGVPFGVRGTTNMLRVERLREDLLQP; from the coding sequence ATGAAACAGATTGACCGCGCCACCAAGATCGTTGCCACCGTCGGGCCCGCCAGCCGCACCCCGGACGTGCTGGGCCGCATGATTGACGCCGGACTGAACGTCGTCCGCATGAACTTCAGCCACGGTGATCCCGAGGACCACCGCCAGACCGTGCAGATGGTGCGCGAACTGGCCGCCCAGAAGGGCGTCACCATCGGCATCCTGCAGGACCTCCAGGGGCCGAAGATCCGCGTCGCCCGCTTCAAGGACGGCAGCGTGACCCTCGCCCCCGGCGACAAGTTCACCATCACCATGGACGACGTCGAGGGTGACGAGACCCGCGTGGGCACCACCTACAAGGACCTCGTGCGCGACGTGCACCCCGGCATGGCCCTGCTGCTCGACGACGGCAACATGGCCCTGCGCGTCGAGGGTGTGCGCGGCAACGACGTGCTGACCACCGTCGTGATCGGCGGCGTCCTGAAGAACAACAAGGGCATCAACGTGCCCGAGGCCGACCTGAGCGTCCCCGCACTGTCTGAGAAGGACGTGCAGGACATGGAGTTCGGCGCGGAACTGGGCGTGGACTGGGTGGCGCTGAGCTTCGTGCGCTCCCGCGACGACCTGCTGCTGGCCCGCCACTACATGTCCCGCTTCGGCAGCCGCGCCAAGCTGATGGCGAAGATCGAGAAGCCGCAGGCCGTGGACCGCTTCGAGGACATCTTGAAGGAAGTGGACGGCATCATGGTGGCGCGCGGCGACCTGGGCGTCGAGATGCGCCCCGAGCAGGTGCCGACCATCCAGAAGCGCATCATCCGCATGTGCCGCGAGGCGGGCAAGCCCGTGATCACGGCCACGCAGATGCTCGAAAGCATGATCAGCCTGCCGCGCCCCACCCGCGCCGAGGCGTCCGACGTGGCGAACGCCATCTACGACGGCACCGACGCCGTGATGCTCTCGGCGGAGTCGGCCGCCGGGATGTACCCGGTCGAGTCGGTCGCCATGATGGCCCGCATCGCCCGTGAGGCCGAGGGCAGCGAGCACTACAAGATGCTCCAGCGCTCCCTGGTGATCGACACGGAACTGGCACAGGACGCCATCGCGTCGGCGGCGTGCAGCATCGGCGAGAAGCTGGACTCCCCGGCGATCGTGACCTTCACGAGCACTGGAGGCGCGGCGGCCCGCATCGCCAAGAACCGGCCCCCGCTGGCGATCCTGGCCCTGACGCCCAACGAGCAGACCCGCAACCAGCTGGCGCTCTCCTGGGGCGTCGTGCCGGTGCTCAGCGAGGATCCCCGCAACACCGACGACATGGTCCGCATCGCCAACGACGAGCTGCGCCGCAGCAAGCTGGCCGACGTGGGCGACCGCTACGTGATCACGGCGGGCGTGCCCTTCGGCGTGCGCGGCACCACGAACATGCTGCGCGTCGAGCGCCTGCGCGAGGACCTGCTGCAACCCTGA
- a CDS encoding tRNA (adenine(22)-N(1))-methyltransferase TrmK → MPNLDARLQAALHLIQADMHADIGSDHAHLPIRLAQLGRITRGVIVEVNPGPLEHARVNVARAGLTDRLEVRAGNGLAPLAPGEVQSASMTGMGAQTMLGILTRTPGRVPDALVLQPNDSPEPLRRWAQERGYHVAAEVLAPGFWRYPVLRLERQSGPDPAYAGLPGNAALRYGPLLLRGGNELLREQVAADIARLTLLAAPGRAAEHDLHVAQSAAVWLSGNRK, encoded by the coding sequence ATGCCGAACCTTGACGCGCGCCTCCAGGCGGCCCTGCACCTGATCCAGGCCGACATGCACGCCGACATCGGCAGTGACCACGCGCACCTCCCGATCAGGCTGGCCCAGCTGGGCCGCATCACGCGCGGCGTGATCGTCGAGGTGAACCCAGGCCCGCTGGAGCACGCCCGCGTGAACGTCGCCCGCGCGGGCCTCACGGACCGCCTGGAGGTCCGCGCCGGAAACGGCCTGGCCCCGCTGGCGCCCGGTGAAGTGCAGAGTGCCAGCATGACCGGTATGGGCGCGCAGACCATGCTGGGCATCCTGACCCGCACGCCAGGGCGCGTGCCGGACGCGCTGGTGCTGCAGCCGAACGACAGCCCGGAACCGCTGCGCCGCTGGGCGCAGGAACGCGGCTACCACGTCGCGGCGGAGGTCCTGGCCCCCGGCTTCTGGCGGTACCCGGTGCTGAGGCTGGAACGCCAGTCCGGCCCTGACCCGGCCTACGCAGGTCTGCCCGGGAACGCGGCCCTGCGCTACGGCCCTCTGCTGCTACGTGGGGGGAACGAGTTGCTGCGTGAACAGGTCGCGGCGGATATCGCCCGCCTGACTCTGCTGGCCGCCCCAGGCCGCGCCGCCGAGCACGACCTGCACGTCGCGCAGAGCGCCGCCGTGTGGCTCTCAGGAAATAGAAAATAA